A single genomic interval of Croceibacter atlanticus HTCC2559 harbors:
- a CDS encoding PUR family DNA/RNA-binding protein produces MSDFGKNDHEDIYSKVLRAGRRTYFFDVRSTKADDYYLTITESKKFTNDDGSFHYKKHKIYLYKEDFDGFRENLEDMTDYIVREKGEEVISERHQSDFKKDYEEDTEVVETTSNSESTVKNFTDVSFDDIA; encoded by the coding sequence ATGAGCGATTTCGGAAAGAATGACCATGAAGACATTTATTCTAAAGTATTAAGAGCAGGAAGACGCACTTATTTTTTTGACGTAAGATCTACAAAAGCAGACGATTATTACTTGACTATTACAGAGAGTAAAAAATTCACAAATGACGATGGCTCATTTCACTACAAAAAACACAAAATTTACTTGTACAAAGAAGATTTTGATGGGTTCCGTGAGAACTTAGAAGATATGACAGACTATATTGTACGTGAAAAAGGTGAAGAAGTAATAAGCGAGCGTCACCAAAGTGATTTTAAAAAGGATTATGAAGAAGATACAGAGGTTGTTGAAACCACTTCAAACTCAGAGTCTACAGTAAAGAATTTTACAGACGTTAGCTTTGATGATATTGCTTAA
- a CDS encoding M14 family zinc carboxypeptidase, protein MRSILLLVLFTSITLQAQKNQLSLDYYLPEDVTYNTAIPTPEDVLGYVPGTWHVSHDKLVSYMKVLAKASDRIHIEQQGLTYEDRPLLLLTITSPENHNRLETIRQDHLALTETASERLNTNELPVVVYQGFSIHGNEPSGSNAALVAAYYLAAAQGPKINELLKHTVILFDPSLNPDGLQRFAYWANTNKSKHINTDPQDREYDEVWPGGRTNHYWFDMNRDWLPVQLPESRARIATFHKWHPNILTDHHEMGSNSSFFFQPGIPSRTHPLTPALNQELTKNIGNYHAKALDNIGSLYYTEEDYDDFYYGKGSTFPDINGSIGILFEQASSRGHAQETDNGVLTFPFTIRNQFTAALSTLDAAVGMRTELLDYQRDFYKTARSKSTKGSYVFGNEKDAASGYHLAEILKRHNIDVYELKENFSKNGKTFKKAHSYVVPKNQRQQRLLEAMFETRTTFQDSLFYDISAWTFPLAFNLDFIEEASTSHLGPKIDSLEMPKGVVTKSNYGYLMQWHHYYAPKALQQLLDKDLRAKVAMKPFSLNGKDYDYGTIFIPVQNQELNSTELFTFLSDVSKKSHLTLTGVPTGLTEGIDLGSRQFKPISKTKVALLVGEGITPYDAGEIWHLFDTRYAMNITKLDVKNFNRYDLSSYTDIILPNSWGRALTPKDAQHLKDWVKDGGTLIGFKNAARFYNSEKFMSLKFKRVEDTASNISFEDRNNYFGAKGIGGAIFEAKQDRSHPINFGYKNTTIPLFRNSTIFIEADKDSYNNPLQYTKSPLLSGYINDKNLDALAETVPFKHNRLGSGHVILFTDNTNFRAFWYGTNKLLMNAIFFGNHM, encoded by the coding sequence ATGCGCTCAATCCTACTATTAGTATTATTTACATCAATTACTCTACAAGCCCAAAAGAATCAACTTTCATTAGATTATTATTTACCTGAAGACGTTACATACAATACGGCAATACCTACACCAGAAGACGTTTTAGGCTATGTACCTGGCACTTGGCATGTAAGTCATGATAAGCTTGTGTCGTATATGAAGGTCTTGGCAAAAGCTTCAGATAGAATTCATATTGAGCAACAAGGTCTCACCTATGAAGACAGACCACTTCTTTTATTAACCATTACTTCACCAGAAAATCATAATCGTTTAGAAACTATAAGACAAGACCATTTAGCATTAACTGAAACAGCTTCGGAGCGCCTAAACACTAATGAATTGCCTGTAGTGGTGTATCAAGGATTTTCAATTCATGGTAATGAGCCAAGTGGTAGTAATGCAGCTTTAGTTGCCGCCTACTATTTAGCTGCAGCACAAGGCCCTAAGATTAATGAACTTCTTAAACATACTGTTATACTTTTTGATCCTAGTTTAAATCCAGACGGTTTACAGCGTTTTGCGTATTGGGCAAATACCAATAAAAGCAAACATATAAATACAGACCCTCAAGATAGAGAATATGATGAAGTTTGGCCTGGCGGACGTACCAATCACTATTGGTTTGATATGAATAGAGATTGGTTACCCGTACAACTTCCAGAATCTAGAGCACGCATTGCTACATTTCATAAATGGCATCCTAATATACTTACAGACCATCACGAGATGGGAAGTAATTCATCATTTTTCTTTCAACCAGGTATCCCTAGTAGGACACATCCACTCACGCCAGCATTAAACCAAGAGCTCACTAAGAATATTGGTAATTATCATGCTAAAGCATTAGATAATATTGGTTCTTTATATTATACCGAAGAGGATTATGATGACTTTTATTATGGTAAAGGCTCTACATTTCCAGACATAAATGGTAGTATAGGTATATTGTTTGAACAAGCAAGTTCTAGAGGTCATGCACAAGAAACAGATAATGGTGTCCTAACGTTTCCATTCACAATAAGAAACCAATTTACAGCAGCCTTATCTACTTTAGATGCTGCTGTTGGCATGAGAACTGAACTTTTAGATTACCAACGTGATTTTTACAAAACCGCTAGATCAAAATCTACTAAGGGTTCTTATGTTTTCGGGAATGAAAAAGATGCTGCATCTGGCTATCATTTGGCTGAAATTTTAAAACGTCATAACATTGATGTTTATGAACTTAAAGAAAACTTTTCTAAGAACGGCAAAACCTTTAAAAAAGCACATAGTTATGTAGTCCCTAAAAATCAGCGACAACAACGCTTGCTTGAAGCTATGTTTGAAACGCGTACAACATTTCAAGACAGCTTGTTTTATGATATTTCTGCTTGGACATTTCCGTTAGCTTTTAATTTAGATTTTATTGAAGAAGCTTCAACCTCTCATTTGGGGCCTAAAATAGATAGTTTAGAAATGCCAAAAGGTGTAGTTACAAAAAGTAACTATGGCTATCTTATGCAGTGGCATCATTACTATGCACCAAAAGCGCTTCAGCAACTATTAGATAAGGACCTAAGGGCGAAAGTTGCCATGAAACCATTTAGTCTAAATGGCAAAGACTATGATTATGGTACCATTTTTATTCCAGTTCAAAATCAAGAATTAAATTCAACAGAACTCTTCACATTCCTTTCAGATGTTTCTAAGAAAAGTCACCTTACCCTAACAGGAGTACCTACAGGATTAACTGAAGGAATAGATTTAGGCAGCAGACAATTTAAGCCGATTTCTAAAACTAAGGTTGCCTTACTTGTAGGTGAAGGCATTACTCCTTATGATGCTGGAGAGATTTGGCATTTGTTTGATACGCGCTACGCTATGAACATCACAAAATTAGATGTGAAAAATTTTAACCGCTATGATTTAAGTAGCTATACCGATATTATTTTACCAAATTCTTGGGGTCGAGCACTAACGCCTAAAGATGCACAACACCTTAAAGATTGGGTTAAGGATGGTGGTACGTTAATAGGATTTAAAAATGCGGCTCGCTTCTATAATTCTGAAAAATTTATGTCTCTTAAGTTTAAACGAGTAGAAGACACAGCAAGCAATATTTCATTTGAAGACCGTAACAATTATTTTGGAGCAAAAGGAATTGGCGGTGCTATCTTTGAAGCTAAACAAGACAGAAGTCATCCTATAAATTTTGGATACAAGAACACTACAATTCCATTATTTAGAAACAGCACTATTTTTATTGAAGCCGATAAAGACAGCTACAACAATCCGTTACAATACACCAAATCGCCTTTATTAAGCGGTTATATTAATGATAAGAATTTAGATGCTTTAGCAGAAACTGTCCCATTTAAACACAATAGATTAGGTAGTGGTCACGTCATACTTTTTACAGACAACACCAATTTTAGAGCATTTTGGTACGGAACAAACAAACTATTGATGAACGCTATCTTTTTTGGTAACCATATGTAA
- a CDS encoding SRPBCC family protein — MTTQDPPIITTQEFNIPTEKLWEIITTPKLMRSWFFEQIQDFKAEKGFSTTFLIEHENRRFTHQWTIILVDKPNTIVYQWNYKEHQGDSTVTFNITPTITGCKLTVTAKTLEDFPQDIPEFKRESCIGGWQYFINERLKAYVSQ; from the coding sequence ATGACAACTCAAGACCCACCAATTATCACCACACAGGAATTTAATATCCCTACGGAAAAGCTATGGGAAATTATTACCACCCCAAAACTTATGAGATCTTGGTTTTTTGAACAGATACAAGATTTTAAAGCTGAAAAAGGGTTTAGCACCACTTTTTTAATTGAACATGAGAATAGGCGTTTTACACACCAATGGACAATAATCCTAGTGGATAAGCCAAACACCATAGTTTACCAATGGAACTACAAAGAACACCAAGGCGACTCAACCGTAACCTTTAATATTACGCCCACCATAACAGGTTGCAAGCTTACAGTAACTGCAAAAACACTAGAAGACTTTCCTCAAGACATTCCAGAATTTAAACGTGAAAGTTGCATTGGAGGCTGGCAGTATTTTATAAATGAGCGTTTAAAAGCATATGTAAGCCAATAG
- a CDS encoding SulP family inorganic anion transporter — protein MKKIINLFDFSQKVNYKTEILSGLTVAMALVPEAIAFALIAGLSPLTGLYAAFVLGLITSIFGGRPGMISGATGAVAVVIVSLVQSHGVEYVFATVVLAGLIQVLAGVFKLGKLMRLVPHPVIFGFVNGLAIIIFMSQLTQFKDASGDWLTGTSLYVLLGLVLLTMLIIWGLPKLSKAIPAALVAILVVFGLVVVFGLDTRTIGDIASIEGGFPPFHLPAVPFNIETLAIIFPYAAVVAGVGLIESLLTLNIVDEITETRGSGNKEAVAQGAANILSGVFSGMGGCAMIGQSLINISNGARARLSGIVASVMLLIFIMFGAGLIERLPMAALTGLMIMVSIGTFEWASLRTFRRMPKSDIFVMVLVTLVTVFLHNLALAVVIGVIISALVFAWDNAKRIRARKHIANDGTKHYEIYGPLFFGSVQAFNDKFDILNDPEQIVIDFAESRVVDMSAIEALNKITERYQKVGKKVHLKHLSEDCRTLLANAEDLIEVNVLEDPTYKVLTDKV, from the coding sequence TATTCGATTTTTCACAGAAGGTAAATTATAAGACAGAAATTCTTTCAGGCTTAACAGTTGCTATGGCACTAGTTCCAGAAGCAATAGCGTTTGCCCTTATTGCAGGACTGTCTCCTCTAACCGGACTATACGCAGCATTTGTTCTTGGGTTAATAACCTCAATTTTTGGAGGAAGACCAGGAATGATTTCTGGAGCTACTGGTGCAGTAGCAGTGGTTATAGTATCCTTGGTGCAATCTCATGGTGTTGAGTATGTTTTTGCTACGGTAGTTTTGGCAGGTCTTATACAGGTACTTGCAGGCGTTTTTAAATTAGGTAAACTAATGCGATTAGTACCGCATCCTGTAATTTTTGGATTTGTAAACGGTTTAGCCATAATCATATTTATGTCTCAGCTTACGCAGTTTAAAGATGCTAGCGGAGATTGGCTTACAGGAACGTCTTTATATGTGTTACTTGGATTGGTACTACTTACAATGCTAATTATTTGGGGGCTTCCAAAGCTAAGTAAAGCTATTCCTGCTGCACTTGTAGCTATTTTGGTAGTCTTTGGTTTAGTGGTGGTGTTTGGGTTAGATACGCGCACTATTGGTGATATTGCATCAATTGAAGGTGGTTTTCCGCCGTTTCACTTACCTGCAGTTCCTTTTAATATAGAAACTTTAGCTATTATATTTCCATATGCTGCTGTAGTTGCTGGTGTTGGACTTATTGAAAGTCTATTAACACTAAATATCGTTGATGAAATTACAGAAACTCGTGGTAGTGGTAATAAAGAAGCCGTAGCGCAAGGTGCTGCAAATATATTATCTGGTGTATTCTCAGGAATGGGTGGTTGTGCTATGATTGGACAAAGTTTAATTAACATTTCTAATGGTGCAAGGGCAAGATTGTCTGGAATTGTAGCGTCTGTGATGCTGCTTATATTTATTATGTTTGGCGCTGGTCTTATAGAGCGTTTGCCAATGGCAGCTCTTACAGGACTTATGATTATGGTATCTATAGGAACTTTTGAATGGGCCAGTTTAAGAACATTTAGACGTATGCCAAAATCAGATATTTTCGTGATGGTATTAGTAACCTTAGTTACTGTGTTTTTACACAACCTAGCACTAGCTGTAGTTATTGGTGTTATTATTTCTGCACTAGTGTTTGCTTGGGATAATGCAAAGCGTATTAGAGCTAGAAAGCACATTGCTAATGATGGTACAAAACATTATGAAATCTATGGACCTCTGTTCTTCGGAAGCGTTCAAGCCTTTAATGATAAGTTTGACATTCTTAATGATCCTGAGCAAATTGTAATAGATTTTGCAGAGAGTAGAGTTGTAGATATGTCGGCTATTGAAGCTTTAAATAAAATTACAGAGCGTTATCAAAAGGTAGGGAAAAAGGTACACCTTAAGCATCTTAGTGAAGATTGTAGAACACTTCTTGCAAACGCAGAAGATCTTATTGAAGTGAATGTGTTAGAAGATCCTACGTATAAAGTCCTTACAGATAAGGTTTAA